One Gossypium raimondii isolate GPD5lz chromosome 3, ASM2569854v1, whole genome shotgun sequence genomic window carries:
- the LOC105794162 gene encoding protein NRT1/ PTR FAMILY 3.1, whose amino-acid sequence MENHSMATATPENKDSFATSGNADDKQSKAFVNDNEKGGIKTMPFILLNEICEKLAMVGFSKNMVNYLTQQLHMPLTKAANTVTNFNGTSSLTPLLGAFIADSYAGKFWTITVSTAIYLAGMIVLTLSAALPQLRPPPCAGDQVCQEANGSQMAVLYLSLLFAALGSGGIRPCVAAFGAEQFVEEDSTQPKKTWVFFNWYYFALGVSILLASTVLVYIQDNVGWTWGLGIPTLAMALSIIVFLIGYPLYRNLDPAGSPHTRVLQVSVAAFRKRKIPSISDPKFLYVNEELDASISTDGLLHHTKQLKFLDKAAIVTEEDSLKSSEKPNFWRLNTVHRVEELKSILRMLPIWAAGILFATSNAQQNTFSLQQANTMERHLTKSFVIPSASMSVFGMLSMLITIVLYDRLLVRVARRITGLERGINFLQRMAIGFFIAIIATMVAGFVEVKRKHAASASGLIDSPESTIPISVFWLVPQYSLHGIAEAFMVIGHLEFFYNQAPESMRSTATALFWTSISAGDYTSTLLVTLVHKYSDWLPNRNLNKGKLEYFYWLLTLLQALNIVYYLICAKFYTFKPLSHKTEHVEGVELTTQV is encoded by the exons ATGGAAAACCACAGCATGGCGACTGCAACTCCGGAAAACAAAGATAGCTTTGCTACTTCCGGAAATGCCGATGATAAGCAGAGCAAGGCATTTGTCAATGATAACGAAAAGGGTGGAATTAAGACGATGCCCTTCATCTTAC TAAACGAGATATGCGAGAAATTGGCAATGGTGGGCTTCAGTAAAAACATGGTTAACTACTTGACACAGCAGCTTCATATGCCCTTAACAAAAGCAGCCAACACCGTGACCAACTTCAATGGTACCTCGAGCTTGACGCCATTGCTTGGGGCTTTCATTGCTGATTCCTATGCTGGGAAATTTTGGACCATCACTGTCTCAACGGCCATATACCTAGCA GGAATGATAGTCCTAACACTCTCAGCAGCACTGCCACAGCTACGGCCACCGCCATGTGCAGGTGACCAAGTTTGCCAAGAAGCCAATGGGAGTCAAATGGCTGTTCTCTACCTGTCTCTTCTATTCGCAGCCTTAGGATCAGGCGGGATCCGGCCATGCGTGGCGGCGTTTGGGGCAGAGCAATTCGTTGAGGAGGATTCTACGCAGCCTAAGAAAACGTGGGTTTTCTTTAATTGGTATTACTTTGCATTGGGAGTCTCAATATTACTGGCATCAACTGTGCTTGTGTATATTCAAGACAATGTAGGATGGACCTGGGGCCTTGGAATTCCTACCTTAGCCATGGCTTTGTCCATAATTGTATTCCTCATTGGTTACCCTCTTTACCGAAATCTGGATCCTGCCGGCAGTCCCCATACTCGTGTCTTACAGGTCTCTGTTGCCGCTTTTAGGAAGAGAAAGATTCCCTCGATTTCTGATCCTAAGTTTTTGTATGTCAACGAGGAGCTCGATGCATCCATTTCCACAGACGGTCTGCTTCACCATACAAAGCAACTCAA ATTTCTGGATAAGGCTGCCATTGTCACTGAAGAAGATAGTCTCAAGTCATCAGAAAAACCCAATTTCTGGAGACTGAACACTGTCCATAGAGTTGAAGaattaaaatctatattgaGGATGCTACCAATTTGGGCAGCTGGTATTCTATTTGCCACATCCAATGCTCAACAGAACACATTTTCATTGCAACAAGCCAACACAATGGAAAGACACCTGACCAAGTCTTTTGTAATTCCCTCTGCTTCTATGTCTGTCTTCGGCATGTTATCAATGCTCATCACTATAGTCTTATATGATCGCCTATTGGTTCGTGTTGCACGGAGGATCACAGGCCTTGAACGGGGCATAAACTTCTTGCAGCGGATGGCCATTGGCTTTTTCATCGCAATAATAGCAACTATGGTCGCTGGATTCGTTGAAGTGAAGAGAAAGCATGCAGCCTCGGCTAGTGGCCTAATTGACAGCCCCGAATCTACAATTCCCATCTCAGTATTTTGGCTTGTCCCGCAGTATAGCCTTCATGGCATTGCCGAGGCGTTCATGGTAATTGGCCACCTCGAATTTTTCTATAACCAAGCTCCCGAGAGCATGAGGAGCACCGCCACTGCTTTGTTCTGGACATCCATATCCGCTGGGGACTACACAAGCACACTTTTGGTTACGCTAGTCCACAAGTATTCCGACTGGCTTCCTAATAGAAACTTGAATAAGGGGAAGTTGGAGTATTTCTATTGGTTGCTCACACTTTTGCAAGCTCTAAACATTGTATACTACTTAATATGtgcaaaattttatactttcaaGCCTCTCAGCCACAAAACAGAACATGTTGAGGGGGTTGAACTCACTACCCAGGTTTAA